From the genome of Cystobacter fuscus DSM 2262:
ATCACGCAGAATGGGCTGGCATGGTCGCCGGACGGCGCGACGATGTACTTGTCCGATTCGCATCCGACACGCCGGACGATCTGGGCCTTCGATTTCGACACGGAGACGGGCACGCCACACAACCGGCGCCTGTTCGCCGATCTGCACCACTACGCCGGCCGACCCGATGGCGCCGCCATCGACGCCGACGGCTGCTACTGGACATGCGCGAACGACGGGGGGCAGCTGTTGCGCTTCACGCCACAAGGCAAGCTGGACCGGGAGATCGCGGTGCCCGCCGTGAAGCCGACGATGTGCGCGTTCGGCGGCAACGATTTCGATACGTTGTTCGTGACATCGATCCGCCCGGCGGGCAGTGCTTCGGATGACGACGGCGCGGTGTTCGCCGTGAGGCCGGGCGTCCGCGGCCTACCGGAGCCGGAGTATGCCGGCACGCTGTGAGGGCCGGACGTGGCGGCATGGATCGAGAAACAATCCATGCCGCCACGCCCCTCCGCGCACCAGCAACGCATCCGGGCTTCTTTCGCGGAAGACCTCATGGACACTCGTTGGGTGCGAGTCGTCACCCCGGACGTTATTGACATACGGAAGGCCAATTCGAGATAATCATGTAATACATGAAATCACGAAAACTTTCCATTTTGAGTGTACCGCGTGAAGGAACCCTCGAGACGAGGCCTCCCACACGCACCGCTCCCGTCCGCGTGCCGGTCGTGCTGGCGCTCGCCGCCACCACGCTGACGTGGGTTCCGGCCCCAGCCCTGGCCCAGGCGCCCGAGCAGATCATCAACGGCACCTTCGACTCCGGCCACGCTCCCTGGTGGGGCACCAGCAACATCACTCTCGACTCGAGCAGCGGTGAGCTGTGCGCCGACATCCCCGGGGCGACCGTGAACCCCTGGGATGTGATCATCGGCCAGGACAACGTGTCGCTCGTCGCGGGCGAGACGTACCGGTACAGCTTCGTGGCGACCGCGACGTCTGACTTCTCTGGCAGGGCGCTGATCCAACTTCCCGCCGACCCGTGGACACAGTACCTGGCCGTCTATCCGCAGATGACCGCGGAGGCCAATACATACACCTATACCTTCACCTCGCCGGTGAGCCTGCCCAACGCGCAGGTGGCCTTCCAGATGGGCGGAAGTGCCACGCCGTGGCGCTTCTGTGTCGACAACGTGTCCCTGCAAGGGGGAGCCCCACCTGATGTCTACAAGCCGGATACCGGCCCCCGTGTCAGGATCAACCAGGTGGGCTATCTCACCCACGGTCCGAAGAACGCGACCGTCGTCACCGAGGCCACGAACGCGTTGCCGTGGCAGCTCCTCAACGGCGCCGGTACGGTGGTGGCGAGCGGCTCGAGCATCCCTCGCGGCGTGGACGTCAGCTCTGGCCAGAACGTCCACTCCATCGACTTCAGCGGATACGTCGTGGCCGGAGCTGGCTACACCCTGGTCGCCGATGGTGAGACCAGCCGCCCGTTCGACCTCGGCGGCAATCTCTACGGGCAGCTGCGCGATGACGCCTTGAAGTTCTACTACCCGCAGCGCAGCGGCATCGAGATTCTCGGGAGCCTGAGGCCGGGCTATGCCCGTCCCGCCGGGCATCTCGGGGTCGCGCCGAACACCGGGGATACCGCCGTGCCGTGTCAGCCGGGCATCTGTGATTACACGCTCGACGTCTCCAGTGGATGGTACGACGCGGGCGACCATGGCAAGTACGTGGTCAACGGCGGAATCTCGGTCTTCCAGCTCATGAATGCCTTCGAGCGGACGCGATACGCCCGGGCCGCGCAGCCGTTCACGGACGGGCAGCTCGCCATCCCGGAGAGCGGAAACGGGGTGCCGGACATCCTCGATGAGGCACGCTGGGAGATGGAGTTCCTGCTCCGCATGCAGGTGCCCGCGGGCAAGCCGCTGGCCGGCATGGTCCACCACAAGATGCACGACAATGAATGGACCGGCCTGCCGCTCCTTCCGCACCTGGACCCCAAGCGGCGCGAGCTGCACCCGCCGTCGACGGCGGCGACGCTCAACCTCGCCGCGACCGCCGCGCAAGCGGCACGTCTGTTCGCCCCGTATGATCCGGCTTTCGCGCGGCGGAGTCTGACGGCGGCGCGGGCAGCATGGGCCGCGGCGCTCGCCCACCCGGCACTCTACGCCAGCCCATCCGACAGCACCGGTGGAGGCGCCTACGAGGACTTCGACGTCAGGGATGAGTTCTACTGGGCCGCCGCGGAGCTCTTCCTGACCACGGGCGAGGCGCCCTTCCGTGATTTCGTGCTGGGTTCTCCGCTGCACACCGCCGACATCTGGACCGAGCAGGGCATCAACTGGCGGGAGGTCGCCGCGCTGGCACGCATGGACCTGGCGATGGTGCCGAGCAACCTGCTGGACCGTACCGCGGTGCGGCAGTCCGTCGTGACGGGCGCCACGAAGTACCTGGACACACTCAACGCCCATGCGTACGGGCTGCCCTACGCGCCCGCCGACAACATGTTCGCGTGGGGATCCACCAGCCAGATCCTCAACAACATGGTCGTCATGGCGACCGCGCACGACATCACGGGCGACAAGCGCTTCGCCGACGGCGTCGCGCAGGGCATGGACTACATCCTGGGCCGCAACGCCCTGAACATCTCCTACGTCACGGGCTACGGCGAGGTGAGCGCCGAGAACCAACACAGCCGGTGGTACGCGCACCAGCTCAACCCGGCGCTGCCCCACCCGCCACGGGGCACCCTGTCGGGGGGTCCGAACTCGTCCCTCCAGGATCCGATCGCCCAGCAGAAGCTGAAGGGCTGTGTGGCCCAGTTCTGCTTCATCGACGACATCGAGTCCTATTCCACGAACGAGCTGACCATCAACTGGAACGCCCCGCTGGCCTGGATCGCCGCGTTCCTCGCCGGTCAGGGTGACGGATCGGCCGCTCCCGCCACCTCTTGTCAGGTCAGCTACGTCAAACAGGACGAGTGGAGTGACGGCTTCAACGTCCAGGTCACCCTCCACAATACCGGCGCCAGCGCCATCAACGGCTGGACCCTGCGCTGGTCATTCCTGGGCGGACAGACCGTCACCCGGGCGTGGAGTGCGAACGCCTCTCAGTCCGGCTCCACGGTCAGCGCGACCCACCTGCCCTGGAATGCCCTCATCCCACCGGGTGAAGCGGTTTCCTTCGGCTTCCTCGGAGCTCCGGCGGCGGGACCGAATCCCACCCCGGCGCTGTTCACCTTGAACGGCGCCGCCTGCCTGACCAGGTAGGGAGCACCCAGAGAGGGTGGCCCAGCGCCGGAGGATGCATGAGATACACCTCCACGAACGAAGGTGGGCCATGAAGGCCACCTTCCTCGTGGAGAGAGCAATGCATCTGGTTCGAATGAGATGGCTGGCGGCGGCATCGGTGCTGTGTGGATGCAGCGCCGGGATCATGGAACCCGAGTGGGAGGCACCGGCGTCGCGAAGCCAGGCCCTGGTTCCCACCGAGCAATTCCGGGACACCTTCAACGGTGCCAACAACGCCAACGGCACGGGGCTCAACGACAACCTGGCGGGCAGGCAGTCCGGCTCGCTCGCTCCGGCGACCTATACGCGCCTGTCGGGCTTGTGGTACCCCGCGCCCGCGCCCAGTCTCTGGGTGGCCCAGGTCAACCACGTCTGGAGCCCGGATACGCTGTCCTTCCATTCGTCCACCTCGGCGCTGCGTATGGACAAGCCCTTCTCGCGTGATGCCTCGGGGGCCTTCCGTCTCTCCTTCGTCGCCGAGCCCGTGGTCTCCGACGCTCGCGACGGCGGCAACTGGGTGTCCGTCATGCTCGGCGGCACCGCGTCCTCGAGCGGCTACGTCAGCGGCGCGGACATCGACTTCGGCTTCCTCATCCGCTCCAACGGTGGGCTGGGCATCTTCGACAATGGCCAATCCATGACGGTGACTCCGGGGAGCGTCCCCGCGGCGGACAAGTACTCGGTGAGCCTCGCCGTGCGAGATGGACAGGTGCTTGGCACCATCAACGGAGTGTCCTTCTCCGCCCGGCTGAGCGGTCCGGTCGCGCTTCCCTCCTCGGCGTACCTGTACCTGGGGGCGTACCTGGAGAACGAACAGGTGTCCCGCTTCGATGACGTGGCGGTTTCCCCGGTGGTGAACCACCTGAAGCACTATGGCTACTATTGGGCGCAGTCCGGGAGTTACGGCCCCCACCTGGATGAGGTGACGGCCCATACCAACCTCAACTTCGTTCAGCACCCCGAGGACCTCGCCGCTTGCGCCGCGCGCGGAGTGAAGTGCCTGCTGGAGACTCGCTGGCAGTTCTTCAACGGCTCGACGCTACGCCCGGATTACGCACAGGCCTGGAACCAGCTCGTCACTCAAATCACCCCGTATCTGGGGAGTGTGGGGGGGTTCTACGTCATCGATGAGCCCTACTGGGTAGGCGTATCCGTGAGGGACCTGGAGACGTGCGTGAACACCCTCAAGGACACGTTCCCCTCCATCCCGGTGATGGTGGTGCATGCGGTGCCCTCGCTGTCGCCGTCACTCGTCACTCCCGCGCGCGCGGACTGGGTGGGCTTCGACCACTACGGCCCTCTGTCCGAGGTGGTGGGCCATCTCAACACGCTGCGTGCCACCCTGACTCCCTCCCAGAAGCTCTGGCTGGTGCCACAGTCCTATCTGGTCGGCGCGTACAGCGATGACGCGGCGCTCGCCCGCGCGAACTGGGAGTATTACGACCTCGCCCGCAGCGACCCACGCATCCACGGCCTGCTCAACTTCGGCCTGTGGACACACCAGGCGCCCTCCTCCGTTCCCAGGACGTTCGAGGCACAGCGGGCCATTGGCAACGAGCTCCTGCGGCGGTGATCCGCCCTGCTCACGCGGCCTCGTCGCTCCGAAGGGGCTCGGTCCGGAGGTCGCGCAGCACGGTGAGGACAGGCCGCGATTGTGCCAGCGAAGGGGCAAAGAGGGAGGGCTGCCCGGGATCGGCGAACACCGTCGCGAAGTCCTCGGGGGTCAGCGCTCGCACGAGCCGCGCCGCGAACGTCTCGCGCAGCAGCCGGGCATAGAACTCGCCATCGTAATCCCGAGGCTCACTCACGGCGCCGTCCTCGGCTCCGGGACTCCGGGCGCTGCCGTCATCGTCCGTCTCCGGGTCGGGCAGCAGGCCCGCACGTCCTCCCACGGCGCGATAGATCCGGACCCGCTCGCCAACAGTCCAGTGGCTTCTCCCGCTCGCGAGCATGGCCTCGTAGGGCAGCTCTCGCCGGCGCCCGCGCGTGGCCAGGTACTGCTCGGGCGTCTTCGTCAGCCGGACCTGGGCCGACACCTCGAAGGTGCGGACCTCTCTCCGGCGCAGCGCCATCACCGTCGCGACGTAGGCCTCTCTCAGTCCCGGAATGTCACCCGCCAGGAGACAGCCCAGGGCCAGGCGCAGAAAGCTCTCGCCGAAGGGCTCTGCCCGGCTGGAGCGAAACGCCACCCCGCGCAGGACGAGGGGCCCCGCGTAGGGCTGGAGCACGTAGTTCTTCGGCTCGTGCGAAAGCATCGCGGCATAGCGTCCGTCGAACTCGAGCTGCACCTTGGGCGGGAGCAGGGCCGCGACCTCGGAGACCACCCGACGCTCGTCGGCCTCGCTCCAGTCCTCTGGCACGGCGAAGTACACCCCATCCGTGTCGGCCTCCAGCAGCATGACGCCGCGCCGTGCCAGCTCGTTGCACAGCAGCTCCAGCACCTCGCGCCCGCGCCGTGTCACCTCGTTGGCGGCGTGGACATCCGAGAAGCGGGTGAGGCTTCCCGCCCCCAGATAGCCGTAGGCCGAGTTGACGACGATCTTCATGGCCGCGGAGATTGCCTCCTGACCGTGTCGCTCCGGTGAGCCGGGCGCCCCGGCACGCGCCCGTGCCTTGGCCGCCAGCCGCTGCTCCACCAACCGGTCGACCAGCGCGAGCAGGACGCCGAGCCGATCACGCCGGGGGCCGATCCGGTACTCGCGCATCAGTGAGGGATACAGGCTGGCGACGTCCGCCTTCACGACGTGCCGTGCCACCCCCGTGGCGAACAGGTGGAGCCCCGCGCCGCTGTGGGGCGTGCCGTCACCAGGCTCATGGGCGGGCAGCGCGGCCCCCGCTCGGAGGTAGGCGCGCACCAGCAGCGGATCGATCACCCCGGTGGCGGGACCCGCGTCCGCGAGGCGCTCGTAGCGGCGTGGTGCCATGCGGGCGAGCGCGAAGGCGGCCCCCCCCAGCATGCGCGCGACGCCCGCGGCCTCCGTCACGTCGTCGCGGGCGTACCGCCGCACGCGTTCGGGGGCATGGCGGAAGAACTCGTGCACCCGGGCCCCCGGGATGTACTCCCGCTCCGGGCCCGCGAGTCCGAGGTGGCGTGCGACGGCCTTGAGCCCATGGCCCGGCAGATCCCGGGCCGAGAAGTCGTGCCGCAGGACGGCATCCAGCGTGTCGATCAGTTCGCGCCCGGGCACCGTGTGCCGTACGCGACGCGCCGCTTCGCTGGAGTTCCCCCGAGTACCACGTCCGAAGGAAGCACCTCGGGCCGCGGGGCGCTGCCGAAGACCTGGAGCTCCAGCACGCCCGAGCGCCAGCGGTACGCCGAGCACCCGCGCCCGGTGGGCGAGGAAGGGCAGGTCGAAGCCGTGCAGGTTGTGGTTCTCGATCACATCGGGATCGCAGACCTGGACCCGCTCGACCAGCCGGCGGAGGAGGTCTGCCTCGGCATCGTCACCCTCACCGTGGATCTCGAGTACCTCCGTTCTGCCCTCGGGGTCTCGCAGGGCCACGAGGAAGATGCGATCACGGCTGGGATCGAGCCCGGTGGTCTCGAGATCGAACTGCAGACGGCGCAGATCGTCGAAGTCGAGCTCACGAAAGTACGTGCGCCCCGAGGCGATGA
Proteins encoded in this window:
- a CDS encoding glycoside hydrolase family 9 protein, whose protein sequence is MPVVLALAATTLTWVPAPALAQAPEQIINGTFDSGHAPWWGTSNITLDSSSGELCADIPGATVNPWDVIIGQDNVSLVAGETYRYSFVATATSDFSGRALIQLPADPWTQYLAVYPQMTAEANTYTYTFTSPVSLPNAQVAFQMGGSATPWRFCVDNVSLQGGAPPDVYKPDTGPRVRINQVGYLTHGPKNATVVTEATNALPWQLLNGAGTVVASGSSIPRGVDVSSGQNVHSIDFSGYVVAGAGYTLVADGETSRPFDLGGNLYGQLRDDALKFYYPQRSGIEILGSLRPGYARPAGHLGVAPNTGDTAVPCQPGICDYTLDVSSGWYDAGDHGKYVVNGGISVFQLMNAFERTRYARAAQPFTDGQLAIPESGNGVPDILDEARWEMEFLLRMQVPAGKPLAGMVHHKMHDNEWTGLPLLPHLDPKRRELHPPSTAATLNLAATAAQAARLFAPYDPAFARRSLTAARAAWAAALAHPALYASPSDSTGGGAYEDFDVRDEFYWAAAELFLTTGEAPFRDFVLGSPLHTADIWTEQGINWREVAALARMDLAMVPSNLLDRTAVRQSVVTGATKYLDTLNAHAYGLPYAPADNMFAWGSTSQILNNMVVMATAHDITGDKRFADGVAQGMDYILGRNALNISYVTGYGEVSAENQHSRWYAHQLNPALPHPPRGTLSGGPNSSLQDPIAQQKLKGCVAQFCFIDDIESYSTNELTINWNAPLAWIAAFLAGQGDGSAAPATSCQVSYVKQDEWSDGFNVQVTLHNTGASAINGWTLRWSFLGGQTVTRAWSANASQSGSTVSATHLPWNALIPPGEAVSFGFLGAPAAGPNPTPALFTLNGAACLTR
- a CDS encoding ribonuclease H-like domain-containing protein → MTTSREDEWLWGWDSTPGIVSVWAEPDGRAFVWRRLPRRGELVREDLRFRPWLLLSSLDDVAHLGARLLPEREGPAPNRVTWRELEGPGALRYLLRADDGRALNSAVLHGASRRLGRPLGHLRELGAETALVLPPEEQYLIASGRTYFRELDFDDLRRLQFDLETTGLDPSRDRIFLVALRDPEGRTEVLEIHGEGDDAEADLLRRLVERVQVCDPDVIENHNLHGFDLPFLAHRARVLGVPLALGRAGAPGLRQRPAARGASFGRGTRGNSSEAARRVRHTVPGRELIDTLDAVLRHDFSARDLPGHGLKAVARHLGLAGPEREYIPGARVHEFFRHAPERVRRYARDDVTEAAGVARMLGGAAFALARMAPRRYERLADAGPATGVIDPLLVRAYLRAGAALPAHEPGDGTPHSGAGLHLFATGVARHVVKADVASLYPSLMREYRIGPRRDRLGVLLALVDRLVEQRLAAKARARAGAPGSPERHGQEAISAAMKIVVNSAYGYLGAGSLTRFSDVHAANEVTRRGREVLELLCNELARRGVMLLEADTDGVYFAVPEDWSEADERRVVSEVAALLPPKVQLEFDGRYAAMLSHEPKNYVLQPYAGPLVLRGVAFRSSRAEPFGESFLRLALGCLLAGDIPGLREAYVATVMALRRREVRTFEVSAQVRLTKTPEQYLATRGRRRELPYEAMLASGRSHWTVGERVRIYRAVGGRAGLLPDPETDDDGSARSPGAEDGAVSEPRDYDGEFYARLLRETFAARLVRALTPEDFATVFADPGQPSLFAPSLAQSRPVLTVLRDLRTEPLRSDEAA